The Buteo buteo chromosome 23, bButBut1.hap1.1, whole genome shotgun sequence genome contains the following window.
GTGATCTCCTGGGTGTCATCAGGCAGCGATGTCCTGGGTGCTGATGGGGTCGTGACAACCTGGGTGCTATTGGGACAGCGACGTCCAGGTGCTGATGGGGTGATGGTGATGTCCTGGGTGCTGATGTGGCGGTGATGCCCTGGGTGCCATCAGGGTGGTGGTGCCCACGTGCCAATTGCCGGCAGCCCATGCCACCCCCAAGCGCTTtggtgtcccccagcccatccCAGGAGCAGCTCTCCCCATCCGTCTGGTGCTGGGCTTGGGGATGCCGGCCCCTATCTCACTGGGCTCTGAGGACTCCTGTGGGTCTGCGCTGCCGCTTCCACGTACCCCTCCAGCTCCTTACCCACGGCTTGGGGCATGTCTGGCCCTTGTGTGACTTGCAGGTGGCCCCGGCTCGGGGAAAGGGACCCAGTGTGAAAAGATCGTGCAGAAGTATGGCTACACCCACCTCTCCACGGGGGACCTGCTGCGGGCGGAGGTCAGCTCAGGCTCGGAGCGGGGCAAGAAGCTGCAGGCCATCATGGAGAAGGGCGAGCTGGTGCCCCTGGTGAGTCCATGCGGCCACTGGCTGCCACACGGCAGGGCATGCGGGCAGGGGTGGCTGCGGGGACACCAGATACCACCACGATGGTTGGCATGTGGCCTGGGGACACGTCCATCCCTGCCAGCCCAGGGGGAGGTTGCAGCAGGGATTGGGggctctgggtgctggggggggccgcGTTGTCCCAGATCAGCCCTggcagctctgtcccctcctccccaggacACGGTGCTGGACATGCTGCGGGACGCCATGGTGGCCAAAGCGGATGTGTCCAAGGGCTTCCTCATTGACGGCTACCCCCGCGAGGtgaagcagggagaggagtTTGAGAAGAAGGTGAGGGctcatgccatgccatgccatgccgtGCCACCCACCATCCATGCAGAGGGTCTCCACGGTGCCAGCAGCCCAGCCTCCCCATCCCAGCAAAGATCCCATCCCAACAGGGTCTAAACTGGGCACTGTCCCAGCCAGCAGGTCCCCCCTGCCTTGGGGACAGCCTGTGCCCCTGGTGCAGTGGGGGGACATCTCTCCAGGATGTCCTCAGGCTGACAGAGGGTGACCACAGTGCTGGCGTGATGGCGATGACAGAGAGCCAGGGCTTGGCCGTGGTGTCCCTCTCTTCTTCCACGTGGGTCTGGGGTGTGCCAGTGGTCCCAGACCCATGCAGAAGGAGGCAGAGGATGGCATGGGGACATCCATGACCCCCATGCTCACCACCACCAtctccccaaaccaaaccagaccCACGTCGGCTCGGCGTGGTGACAACTGTGTCCCTTCTGTCCACAGATCGCCCCCCCCACACTGCTGCTCTACGTGGACGCAGGGAAGGAGACGATGGTGAAACGCCTGCTGAAGCGAGGTGAGACCAGCGGGCGGGTGGACGACAACGAGGAGACCATCAAGAAGCGTTTGGAGACCTACTACAAGGCCACCGAGCCTGTCATTGCCTTCTACAAGAGCAGAGGCATCGTCCGCCAGGTAAGCAGGGACATGGCCAGCACTGGCACCCTCCAGCCCCACGGCTCGGGGCGCACGTGGTCCCAGGGGATGGGAGGTCGTGGATGGGGGTGatgagggaagggggaaaaactCAATCCTGCCTCGTTTGGGGTGGGCTTGACCCCTCTTGTTCCCAACACGGAGACCTCCTCCAAGGATGGCCCCACACCCCTTTGCCCTAAATCAGCCCTGATCTCTATGCCCACGGCCAAAATCCATCCCTGGAAAAGCTCCGCTCGTGCTGTCCCCTCGGGTGAGCCCCCCAGCTAACCCCTCCGCACCCAGCTCAACGCCGAGGGCTCTGTGGAGGAGGTTTTCCAGCAAGTCTGCTCCCACCTCGACAGCCTGTAGCCGaacccccagccccgctcccccgcccccggcgcgCTCCGGCAGAGACAGCGGAAGCGGCTTTATCCTGTTTTCGTGGACAGAGCTGCGGAGGAAATTTCAAGGACATTGTGTTTGGCTCTTTCCCGTCTCTCCCCAGTAAAGTTCACTTTAATGAGCCCAgactttatctttttcttctgtcgCAGGAAAtgagtttttctttccagagattttttttctttttttttttttttctcccccccccccccgtcccgtccccccccagcccctctggagCTGATTAAGGGCAGGAAGCGGGTGTTTATCCCACTGGGGCAGTGGGATGCTGCACtcggaggaagggagggagcatccCCACTGCTCACCCCAGCTTCCCAATCCATGGCCTGCAAGGAGCCTGCGGCCACGTCCTCCAGCTGATCCCACTTGCCCCAGTCCCGTCCCACTTGCTGAACCCCCTTGTGCTCTGGGTGTGTGTCCCTGGAGACGTGGGCAGCATCTGAGCCGTATCCTGCACATGCATCCCTTCCCTCCGCCTCTCCTGTGGGCTACCCGGGCCTGGGGGTGGCCAGATTCAGACCCCACAGTGGGCCCAGCCATGCTGGGATGGATTTCCATCACTTTCCTGCCTTGgtatttccttgtttcttttggctgtcagggttttttggggtgcGTGGTGGCTGCGGTGTGGTGTTTCGGGGTGGCACAGCGCCCTGGAGCGGggtgctccctgccctgctgcatcTGGGCACCTGCTGCCGTCGGTGCCACCCCTCAGCCCAGGATGCAGCCCTGTCCCCGGGGGCTGAGGGACTCGCTGGGGACACCCAGCTGAGCCTGGCCACCAGGCTGGGTGTCCTTGTGGGTAGAGGACAGGGTGGGGGTCCTCATGGGGGGGTGAATTgcagggccccccccccttcccagacAGGCAGTTGGGGTGCTGGTGTGGGGGAAGGGGATACGGGGGCTCCCCAGCATCCGCAGAGCTGCCCAGGCACGATGCCacggcagaggggctgcagcagggctggggttcACCCAGCCATAGTGAGGGCAGGAGGCAACAGAGCTGCAACCCCGGCAGGGCCCCCCACCACTCACTTTTGGGCTGCTGGGAGCCGGGCACAGAGCCagggggccgcggggggggctggcagcaccgGGGGCAGCTGAGGTCGCAGGGCCGGCGCAGAGGAAGGAAGCGAgcggggaaaaaacaaaaatccccaagaagaaaacccaaacccgCCAGGCTCCGACATCAGCCCTGTGCCCGGGGAGCAAAGGAGCTACCGGCAGAGCTCGGGGCGCTGCGGGGAGGCAGCCGGGCAGGAAGGATGCGGCCATCGGACCGGGGCTGGGGTGCTGCCAGCACAGTTGAGCCGGGGCTGGGGTCAGCGGGCGCTTGCCTCATGCTGGTGGGGACGAGGGGACAGGGGGGATGGGTGATTTGGGATGCTACAACCTAAAGCCGGGGAGCGGGGTGACCCGCCTCCCTTGTGCCTCCATTCCTCTTTGGGTGTGCTGTGagcgtgcctcagtttccccaggtggtggggctgggagggggggaccCCACAGTGCCCAGCAGGCCTGGGcaccctgccctcctccccagcatgGCCCCTGGCTGCTTGGTTGATGggtttttagatttttttgccTCTGGCTGGAAAGCCCGAGGCCTCCCCCATAAgttgtggggggggggaaagatgcgatgctggggctgagctgggtgcACCAGGCTGTACCTgcagccaccccacagccacccTCCCACCTATCACCCTGCAGCCACCGCCATCCCAGGGTCCATCCCCGGGGGCCTCCTGCTCATGGCCCTGCAGTGTCACCGCAGGGAGAGGGGTGCGGGAGGGCCAGGGGTGCCCGTGCCTGGTCCtggtccccgtccccgtccccagctGAGCACCCATCCCCACGGTCCCCAGGAGATGGCAGTGCTCTGTCATGGGAGATGTCTGCTGCTCGCCCCAGGGTCACGGACATCTCCAGGGACATCCTGGCTGGTGTGGACAGGCTTCACTGGCTTCCCTGGCAGGTCCCCACGCCGTCCCCCTGCCCGTGGGTCGGGATGGAGACAAGCCCCGGGGGCCTGACCCAGCCCTGGCACGGGGTTCCTGGCTCCCAGCCTCCCCATTAACTCTCACCTCGGGCAGCAGCCGCTGGCACGTGTGGGAGGCGTGGGGCAGGGGTGCAGAAGGGGCTCCCTGGGTGCCCCCAGCCACCCCATGGCTCCCACCCACCTCGGTGGTGCTTCGCTTCGCTGagaccccctgccccaggggacctctccccccccccaaacccgcCTGCCAGGCAGGGATGTCCAGGCCACCCCCGGCTGTGGCCTGGCCACAGGGTACAGGCAAAGCAGGCAGCGGTGCTGTGGGACCCTccacccaccccacagccccaagGTGGGCATCCAGGGCCGTGGGACAGTCACCGGCCTGGGACACGGTGACCCCGCTGGGGTGCTGGCTGGGGGCAGCGTGGGCTGAATGTCGGGGGGCCGTGGGGCAGCTCCCGTCCCCATTGCCAtggggcagccccctcctcgcTGTGCAGGTcgggctgtgctgcagcagtgtgtgtgtgtgtgtggggggggggggtattttggTGGGCGCACCCCACCCGAACCCGGGTGTCCCACCCCTCCGCTCAccactgccagccctggggggggtcccaggggacaCCCACCCCCAATACCAgtgccccctctccccccctctcTCCGGTGCTCAGCGCACTCCGGTGGTGATGCCCCGCACCGCGctctggggaaactgaggcacgccgcctcccggggggggggtggtgatggtgcccctcctctccccccccctccccccaacccccGTTTCGGGCAGCtaccgccgccccccccccccgccgccggcacgGCCCCAGCGCCGCCAGCGGCATTTCCTCCCGGCGCGGAGCCGCGCCGCCCGCggaccctcctcctcctcctcctcctcctcctcctcctcctccgaaGGGAGTCGGTTTCCtgccgcctccgccgccgcccggcaCTCGGCGCTGGCTCCCCGGGAGCGGCCGCAGGCGGACATggccccccgcgccgccccgctcctgccgctgctgctggctctgctcgGCCGCCCCggtgagtggggctgggggttcggggggggggggcacaccgGGATGGGACCCCCTGGGATGGTGGCGGCGGTGGGACCCACCGGTGACTCCGGGCTGGATGGGGTTCGGGTCCCCGGCGGGGTGGCCGAAGGGGTCCCGGCTGCGCCGGTGCCAGTGTCAACCCCTGGGAACCTCCCGGGAGAgaaggtttttggggggggacagtcctgggggtggggagggacaaacctccccccagccctggggggacACACATGATGCGACCCGGCTGGTGCCCGGGACCCCCGAAATCCAGGCTGCGTCACTGGGGCTCGGGAGGTGTCGAAGGCGCCGTTGCTGTGCCCCGGCCAAGGCAATGGCACCCAGGGGCTCTGGGGTGGCTTCTGTGGCCTCCCGGCACTGTGGGGGTGTGGGTTGACTGGGAGCCAgcggggaggaaaggggaaaaaccctGTAAAGCCTTGCATGGGCCgtggggacagagctgggggTTCGTCTGCCGCCGGAGCATTCTGGCAGAAAAGCACTAAAGTCACCCCGAGGTCCCTGCGAAGCCACAGGGCAAATTTCAAGGGGCAACGTGCCGGGGGGACACCCATGCTGGAtggagggcagggggctgggggaccccGGAGTGCGACCCGCCGGCAGAGGAAAAGGGAactgggaaggcagcaggaggccggggccagcagcactgcctgtcCTGGCTGGGTCGGTCCCTCCCGGCCACCGCGGGGGCCAGCGCCGGTGGGTGCTGCCAGGCTCGGCACCCGCTCCCTGCCTACTGTCACCCCCCGGTCACTGCCCGGTAGCTGTGCCAGGCAGTCTCTGTCCGGTGAGGCTGTGCCGTATGGGCCATGTCCCCCGTGGCTGTGCCGTACAGTCCCCATCCTACATAGATATACAGTAAGTTCTGCGTCCTCCGTAACTGTGCGGTACGGTCCCCATCCTTTAGCTGTGCCATATGGTCCGTGTCCTCTATAGCTGTGCCATACAGTCCCTGTCCTATGGCTGTGCCATGCAGTCCCTGTCCTGCGTATATGTGCAATAAGGTCTGTGTTCTCTGTAGGTGTGCGATACAGTTCCCATCCTATAGCTGTGCCATATGGTCCACATCCTATGTAGTTTTGCCCTGTCCTTCCTATCTGTGATGTATAGTCCCTATACCATGTAGCTGTGCCATCTGGTCCCCATCCTACACCACCGTGCAATGTCACCTCTGTTCTACGTAGCTGTGCCATGCAGTCCGTGTCCTTTGTATTTGTCCCATACAGTCTCTGTCCTATAGGGCTGTGCCATACAGTCCCTGCACTAACACAGCTGTGCTATATGGGCTGAGTCCTATGTAGCTATGCCATATGGTCCCTGTCCTATTTAGCTGGGGTATATGGTCCCTATGCTACGTAGTTGTGCTATACAGTCCTCATCCTCTGTAGCTATTGCATACTGTCCCTGTCCTATGTAGCTGTCTAATGCAGTCCTTCTCCTAACTGTTCTATATGGTCCCTAGCCTGTGTAGCTGTGCCATACAGTTCCTGTCTTATGTAACTGCAATGCAGTCCCTGTCCTACGTAACTGAGCTATATAGTCCCTGTCGTACGTGACTGTGCCTGTATGGTCCCTGTCCCGTGTAACTCCACCATATAGACCATGTCCTATTCATCTGTGCCGTACCATCCCAAACTTAGGTAGCTGTGCTATATGGTCCCCATCCTATGTGACTGTGCTATATCGTCCCTGTCCTATGTAGCTATACGGTCCCTGTCCTGCGTAGCTGTGCCACATATGCCATGTCCTGTCCGGCTGCTGCCTCTCTCCGGCAGGGATCCACGGAACTGGGGTGTCCACAGCGGGTGCAGTGCCGGGGGTGCCCATGGTGGGCACAGTGCCACGGGGCCTCGTGGACACAGCAGATTTCCAGAGGCGGGGGACTGGCGCTGCTCCCCATGGGGTGAGCACGGCGCTGGGTCGACCCTTCCTATCCGCAGGGAGAGGCTGCCCACTGCCTGGCTGACTTAGAGAGGGGCAGGAATGACATGGCCTGCATCAGTCCCAAAGCCTGGTCCCATCTGCCCTGTCATCAGCGCCCTGATGCCACCTCTGCACGGTCCAACAGCCAGCGGTGGCTCGGAAGGTGACAATCCCCCCTCAGGTTTGCAGTGACCCGGGCTGAGACCGGCCAGCTTGTTACACAAATGCCGAGGCGGCACAGCCGGATGCCGGGATGCCAGAGCGGCGCTGCCCGTCCCATGGGGCATCCTGCGCTGCCAGAGCCACCCTGGCTCCGCACCCCCCAGCCCGGCACCCCTGGGCGTTGCTCTCTGCCCAGGGCCTTTGATCTGCTCCCAAAACCCCAGGAATTGCCCCCCCGGTCCCTGACCCGCGGGGGAGCTGCGGTGGGACTGTCCCCGCTCTCTGGTCTTGGCCGCGCCGGAGCAAGGGAGAGGGCGGGCGGCTGGAAAAACATAaagtggattttctttctttcttcctttttatttttttttccctttcctggaGTACAAAAATAACAGTGCCCTTATCTGATTGCCCCGGGCGGCCCAGCTGAGCCCCCTTATCTGATCCTGACATAATGCTGGAGCCCGCTGCCTCCAGGGACTGACGGTGCCCGGCTGGCACCGCTGCCCTGCATCCCCTCTGCCGGCATCCATGCCCTGTGCGGGGGGCGAGCGCAGCCTCGGCCCTACCTGACCTCCCCGCGGGATGCTGCCAGAGGTGTGATGAGCTGCCCGTCCTCTGCCCAGCAATGCCAGGGGTCTCTCGTGGCTGTGCCCGGTGCCGTcggggcaggagcagaggggaagagggaCGCAGTCTGCGGCGCCCAGATAAGCGGGTGTTTATCTTCCTCCCGATGCTGCCGGCCGCACGGCCGCCACGCTGGGGGGAGGAAGCGCTGGACAATAGGTGGGCCCGCGGCAGCGTCACTGGAGGGGGGGTCTGCGCCGTGACCCTGCTGTCACGGCCACGCCACCTCGATGGCGAGATGTGGACCAGGGGTGCCGTGATGGGCACATGGCACAAGTGGCCCTTTGCCGGCTGCCACATCCCAAAGCCTCGACAACCCGGAGCATCACGCCCTCCAGCCCCGGTCCCTGTTGGGGGGGGCTAGGTGGCCCTGGCGTGGGGTCCAGTCACCTCCCGGCGCGGTGGCTGGAGCCCCCCGGGATGGGAAaggatgggatgggaagggacAGAGCTCAGTGGTCACCTCCAAAGCAAACACAGGGTCCCAGGCACGGTCTCCCCATGGGAAGCCCCCAGC
Protein-coding sequences here:
- the AK1 gene encoding adenylate kinase isoenzyme 1 isoform X2, which produces MLPASLGVLVTLVNPSWFPADRRHPRHGDVVRAREEAGNVTARHPAWGSPHRSRMGRVAAGSQPEVLLCLVCSSMSTEKLKHHKIIFVVGGPGSGKGTQCEKIVQKYGYTHLSTGDLLRAEVSSGSERGKKLQAIMEKGELVPLDTVLDMLRDAMVAKADVSKGFLIDGYPREVKQGEEFEKKIAPPTLLLYVDAGKETMVKRLLKRGETSGRVDDNEETIKKRLETYYKATEPVIAFYKSRGIVRQLNAEGSVEEVFQQVCSHLDSL
- the AK1 gene encoding adenylate kinase isoenzyme 1 isoform X3 is translated as MHRGASDLYIAVKRAGQDSRQLPAPHPEPEVLLCLVCSSMSTEKLKHHKIIFVVGGPGSGKGTQCEKIVQKYGYTHLSTGDLLRAEVSSGSERGKKLQAIMEKGELVPLDTVLDMLRDAMVAKADVSKGFLIDGYPREVKQGEEFEKKIAPPTLLLYVDAGKETMVKRLLKRGETSGRVDDNEETIKKRLETYYKATEPVIAFYKSRGIVRQLNAEGSVEEVFQQVCSHLDSL
- the AK1 gene encoding adenylate kinase isoenzyme 1 isoform X5, encoding MSTEKLKHHKIIFVVGGPGSGKGTQCEKIVQKYGYTHLSTGDLLRAEVSSGSERGKKLQAIMEKGELVPLDTVLDMLRDAMVAKADVSKGFLIDGYPREVKQGEEFEKKIAPPTLLLYVDAGKETMVKRLLKRGETSGRVDDNEETIKKRLETYYKATEPVIAFYKSRGIVRQLNAEGSVEEVFQQVCSHLDSL
- the AK1 gene encoding adenylate kinase isoenzyme 1 isoform X1, whose protein sequence is MAFAGESQATLWPQPQPAELPGQHPLPISLGPRTSTSPSPCTHGPSTALDQAPSPHRRPGLPPAPPSPSEPEVLLCLVCSSMSTEKLKHHKIIFVVGGPGSGKGTQCEKIVQKYGYTHLSTGDLLRAEVSSGSERGKKLQAIMEKGELVPLDTVLDMLRDAMVAKADVSKGFLIDGYPREVKQGEEFEKKIAPPTLLLYVDAGKETMVKRLLKRGETSGRVDDNEETIKKRLETYYKATEPVIAFYKSRGIVRQLNAEGSVEEVFQQVCSHLDSL